The following proteins are co-located in the Calliphora vicina chromosome 2, idCalVici1.1, whole genome shotgun sequence genome:
- the LOC135949852 gene encoding voltage-dependent anion-selective channel produces MAPPSFSDLGKQARDIFGKGYHFGLWKLDCKTKTASGIEFSTGGQSNQESGKVFGSLETKYKVSDYGLTLTEKWNTDNTLFTEVAVQDKLLEGLKLSFEGSFAPQSGNKSGKFKVGYGHENVKIDSDVNVDLNGPLINASAVLGYEGWLTGYQTAFDSKNAKLTANNFALGYTTKDFVLHTAVNDGQEFSGSIFQKCSDKIDVGVQLSWTSGTNNTKFGLGGKYQLDHDAALRAKVNNNCQVGLGYQQKLRDGITLTLSTLIDGKNFNAGGHKIGVALELEA; encoded by the exons atggCTCCTCCATCATTCTCTGATTTGGGTAAACAAGCTCGTGATATCTTCGGCAAAGGTTATCACTTCGGTTTGTGGAAGTTGGACTGCAAAACCAAGACTGCCTCCGGCATTGAATTCAGCACTGGCGGTCAATCCAATCAAGAATCCGGCAAAGTTTTCGGTTCTTTGGAAACCAAATACAAAGTCTCCGATTACGGTTTGACTTTGACCGAAAAATGGAACACAGACAACACTCTCTTCACTGAGGTTGCCGTACAAGACAAATTACTCGAAGGTTTGAAATTGTCTTTCGAGGGTTCATTCGCTCCCCAGTCTGGCAACAAATCTGGCAAATTCAAGGTTGGTTACGGCCATGAAAATGTCAAGATCGATTCGGATGTCAACGTTGACTTGAACGGTCCATTGATCAATGCCTCAGCTGTTTTGGGTTATGAAGGTTGGTTGACTGGTTACCAAACCGCTTTCGATAGCAAGAACGCCAAGTTGACCGCCAACAACTTTGCCTTGGGCTACACCACAAAGGACTTTGTCTTGCATACAGCTGT caatGATGGTCAAGAATTCAGCGGCTCCATCTTCCAAAAGTGCTCCGACAAAATCGATGTTGGTGTACAATTGTCCTGGACCTCTGGTACCAACAACACCAAATTCGGTTTGGGTGGTAAATACCAATTGGACCATGATGCCGCTTTGCGCGCCAAGGTCAACAACAACTGCCAAGTTGGTTTGGGTTATCAACAAAAATTGCGTGATGGTATTACACTCACTCTTTCCACTTTGATCGATGGCAAGAACTTCAATGCCGGTGGCCACAAGATCGGTGTCGCTTTGGAATTGGAAGCCTAA
- the LOC135950995 gene encoding aurora kinase B-like, with product MDKFRKKPPTRSDLPHLMEHVPEEHKDYVKEMCMKMMQHQAYGQPYEWSTRDFDMGAPLGRGKFGRVYLARERGCHYMVAMKVLFKEELQKGNVQRQVLREIEIQSRLKHPHILRLLTWFHDTDRIYLALELASQGELFKILRRAPHKRFDEPRAAKYTYQVADALHYCHLNNVIHRDLKPENILLTATDDVKLADFGWSAHTRSNKRKTLCGTLDYLPPEMVDGRIYDDSVDQWCLGILCYEFLVGAPPFESNNNEMTYEKIRRLEVYYPNYLSVGAKDIVSKLLRKSGSSRLTLVDVMQHPWVKYNMEKRNAQLEQMIAKSKPENKVCMQI from the exons ATGGATAAATTTAGAAAGAAGCCACCAACAAGGTCTGATTTGCCTCATTTAATGGAACATGTACCCGAGGAACACAAAGATTATGTCAAAGAAATGTGTATGAAAATGATGCAGCATCAAGCTTATGGACAGCC GTACGAATGGTCTACTCGTGATTTTGATATGGGCGCTCCATTGGGTAGAGGTAAGTTTGGAAGAGTATATTTGGCGCGCGAACGTGGCTGTCATTATATGGTGGCTATGAAAGTTCTATTTAAAGAGGAACTGCAAAAAGGCAACGTCCAGCGGCAAGTGTTAAGAGAGATCGAAATTCAGTCACGTCTCAAACATCCACATATATTACGTTTGTTGACATGGTTTCATGACACTGATCGCATTTATTTGGCATTAGAACTAGCCTCACAAGgtgaactttttaaaattttacgccGGGCTCCCCACAAACGATTTGATGAGCCTAGAGCGGCTAAATATACATATCAAGTTGCTGATGCTTTGCACTACTGCCACTTAAACAATGTTATACATCGTGATCTTAAgcctgaaaatattttattaactgcCACGGATGATGTCAAATTAGCTGATTTTGGTTGGTCAGCTCATACAAGATCAAACAA GCGCAAAACGTTATGCGGTACTTTAGATTATTTGCCACCGGAAATGGTTGATGGTCGCATCTATGACGATTCTGTTGATCAATGGTGTTTGGGTATTTTGTGCTATGAATTTTTAGTCGGTGCCCCACCTTTCGAATCCAACAACAACGAGATGACTTATGAAAAGATACGACGTTTGGAAGTATATTATCCGAATTATTTGTCAGTTGGTGCCAAAGATATTGTTTCGAAATTATTGCGTAAATCCGGCAGTTCTCGTCTAACTTTAGTGGATGTTATGCAACATCCTTGGGTTAAATACAATATGGAAAAACGTAATGCTCAACTTGAACAAATGATTGCGAAATCGAAACCCGAAAATAAAGTTTGTATGCAAATTTAA
- the LOC135949850 gene encoding aurora kinase B-like, which yields MFKTKPKPPNRTDLPHLMKDVPEEHQDYVQNLCKKMMQHQAYGQPYEWTTADFEMGAPLGRGKFGRVYLARERVSHYMVAMKVLFKEELRKGNVQRQVLREIEIQSRLKHPHILRLLTWFHDQERIYMALELASQGEVYTLLRGSPNNRFDEPRAAKYTYQVADALHYCHLNKVIHRDLKPENILLTASDDVKLADFGWSAHTISNKRKTFCGTLDYIPPEMVDGRTYDDAVDQWCLGILCYEFLVGAAPFESNDTDKTYEKIRRVEVNYPPYLTVGAKDVISKLLRKTSSERITLVDVMQHAWIKQNMEIRNNQLAKMAGQK from the exons atgtttaaaacaaagcCCAAACCCCCAAATAGAACTGATTTGCCACATTTAATGAAAGATGTACCCGAGGAACATCAAGATTATGttcaaaatttatgtaaaaaaatgatGCAGCATCAAGCGTATGGACAGCC TTATGAATGGACAACAGCAGATTTTGAAATGGGTGCTCCATTGGGACGTGGCAAGTTCGGTCGTGTTTATTTGGCCCGCGAACGTGTAAGTCATTATATGGTGGCCATGAAAGTGCTGTTCAAGGAGGAGTTGCGCAAGGGCAATGTACAGCGTCAGGTTTTAAGAGAAATTGAAATACAATCGAGACTAAAACATCCACATATTTTGCGTTTGTTGACATGGTTTCATGATCAGGAACGTATTTACATGGCCCTAGAGTTGGCCTCCCAGGGAGAGGTATATACACTGTTACGAGGTTCTCCAAACAATCGTTTTGATGAGCCCCGGGCTGCTAAATATACTTACCAAGTGGCTGATGCCTTGCACTATTGCCATTTGAATAAGGTAATACATCGGGATCTAAAGCCGGAGAATATTTTGCTGACGGCATCGGATGATGTAAAGTTGGCGGATTTTGGATGGTCGGCACATACCATATCGAATAA ACGTAAAACTTTCTGCGGCACTTTGGACTATATACCACCCGAAATGGTAGATGGTCGTACATACGATGATGCGGTCGATCAATGGTGTTTGGGCATTTTATGCTATGAATTTCTAGTGGGAGCTGCTCCCTTCGAATCAAATGATACCGATAAAACCTATGAGAAAATTCGACGTGTCGAAGTGAATTATCCTCCATATTTAACTGTTGGTGCTAAAGATGTCATATCGAAATTATTACGTAAAACGTCTAGTGAGCGTATTACGCTAGTGGATGTAATGCAGCATGCTTGGATTAAACAGAACATGGAAATACGTAATAATCAATTggcaaaaatggctggacagaagtag